Genomic window (Luteibacter yeojuensis):
GAACGAGCGCTCCGAGGCCCGCCGCCAGGCGCGCCGCGAGCGCCGCCTCCTCGCCCACGCGGCTCGGGAGTCCTGATATGACATCCATGTTCCGCAGTACCGCCCTGTTCGCGGCCCTCGTCCTCGCCGGTTGCGCGAGCGTGGGCCCCGACTACCACGCCCCCAAGGAAGCGCCGGTGACGTTGCAAGGCGTCGACGCCACCCACCAGGACAGCGCCGCGTTCCAGGCGCAGTGGTGGAAGCAGTTCGGCGACCCGACGCTGGACGCGCTCATCGTCCGCGCGGCGAAGAACGCGCCGGACCTGAAGATCGCGGTAGCGCGCCTCGCACAGGCGCGCGCCGCGCTGGGCACCGCGAAGTCGCAGCAGATCCCCGACATCGAGACCGGCGTGTCGTACCAGCGCAGCCGCGAACAACAGCCCGGCTTCAGCGACCGGCGCCAGACCGTGACGGCGTACCAGGCCGGCTTCGACGCCTCGTGGGAACTCGACCTGTTCGGCGGCATCCGCCGTTCGGTCGAGGCCGCCCGAGCCGACGCCGGTGCCGGCGAAGCGTCGTTGCGGGACGCGCAGGTGACGCTGTTCGCCGAGGTGGCTCGCAACTACTTCGACCTGCGCGGCACGCAGTTGCGCGTCGACGTGGCGAAGCGCGATATCGCCAACCAGCAGGATTCGCTCAAGGTGATCGCCGCCCGTGTCGACGTCGGCACGGGCGCCGAACAGGACCTCGCCAGCGCGAAGGCCCGACTTGCCGCCGTGGAAGCGCAGCTCCCCGTGCTCGAGACCCAGGCCAGCGCCGACCGGTTCCGCCTCGCGGTACTGCTTGGCGAACGACCCGGCGAACTGGATATCGACCTGTCGCCGGCGTCGTTCAAGCCGATCGACGCCACGCTCGCCATCGGCGGCGCGGATGAGGTCTTGCAGCGCCGTCCCGACATCCGCGTGGCGGAACGCGAGCTCGCCGCCGCGAATGCGCGCATCGGCGTGGCGAAGGCGGACTACTTCCCGCACATCTCCCTGGGCGGCTTCATCGGTTTCCTCGCCGGGCGCAGCAACGACTTCGGCGGTGCCGATTCGCGCGCGTGGTCGATCGCGCCGAGCATCTCGTGGTCCGGCCTCAACGTGCAGCGCGTGCGTTCCGGCGTGAAGGGCGCGGAAGCACGGGCCGACGAGGCACGCGCGAACTACGATCGCACGGTGCTCACCGCGTTGGAGGACGTCGACAACTCACTGGTCGCCTTCAACCGGCAGCGCGAGCGCGTCGAGAAGCTGGTGGTGCAGGCGAGCGAAAGCCGCCGCGCCGCCGGCCTGGCGAAGCTTCGCTACGACGCGGGCCGCACGGATTACCTGGAACTGCTTGACGCCGAGCGTACCCAGCTCGCGGCGGAAGACCAGCTGGCGGAAGCGGAAGCGGGCGTCAACCTGCGCGCGGTGCAGTTGTACAAGGCCCTGGGAGGCGGCTGGGAAGCCTGCGGCGACGACGCATGCAGCGAGGTAGCGAAAGTGCCATGAGCGCGGCCAATGTTCATCGCCTGCCGGTGCAGGCCAGGCGGACCAAGACCGTCGCGGTGGAACCGCCGCTCAGCCAGCGCGTCGCGCTGGTGAGCGGCGCCAACCGCGGCATCGGCCTCGAGGTGGCGAAGCAGCTCGCCGCCAGCGGCGTCACGGTGTTCATGGGCATGCGCGAACCCGGCAAGGGCGAGAAGGTCGCCCGGGCGATCCGCGAACTCGGTGGCGACGCGCATGCGATCCGCCTGAACGTGACGAAGCAGGACGATATCGACAAGGCCATCGCGCATATCGGCGATCACTTCGGCCGCCTCGACATCCTCGTGAACAACGCGGGCGGCTACTACGATCCCGACGGACGCCCTTCGACACCGGACCTGGACGTCATCCGCGGCGCGCTGGAGGTGAACCTCATCGGCGCATGGTGCCTCACCGCCGCCGCCTTGCCGCTGATGAAGCGCCATGGCTACGGGCGCGTGGTGAACGTGTCGAGCGAGTGCGCGGTACGCGCGATATGCGGCGAGAACAGTCCCGCTTACCGTGTGTCCAAGGCGGCGCTCAATGCGTATACGCAGGTACTCGCGCGCGAAATGGCGGGCAGCGGCATCCTCGTCAACGCCGTCTGCCCGGGTTGGACCGCCACCGCCCTCGGCGGCAGCGGCGGCCGGCCAGCGGCGGAAAGCGCGGAAGGTGTCGTGTGGGCCGCGTTGCTTTCGGAACGCGAAGCATCGTCGGGCGAATTCTTTCGCGACCGCATGAAGATCGGCTGGTAACACCGACCCCGCCGTCGTGCCTGAGCGCTTCAGCGCGAAATGATATGCGCGAACCACTGCCAGCCGCGCAGCTTCGCGGTGATCAGTTTCACGCAGGTGAGCATCGGCACGGCGAGCAGCGCGCCGGGAATGCCCCATAGCCAACCCCAGATCAACAGCCAGAGCAGGATCGCCACCGGGCTGAGCCGCGAGCGGCGGCCTTGCAGCATGGGTGTGATCAGGTTGCCTTCGATGGCAGTGATGCCGGCGAAGGTGGCTGCGGGAAGCAGTGCGGGGCCGAGTTCCTGGAAGTGCAGCACGCCGACGATGGCGAGTATGGTGGTGGTGGTGATGGCGCCCACGTAAGGAATGAAATTCGCGATCGCCGCGACGGAACCCCAGAGCAACGGATCCGGAACGCCATACAGGTAAAGCATGCCGGCGGTGATGAGGCCGAGCGTCACGTTGATCGCCGCCGTCAGCAGCAGGTAACTCGACACTTCGACCTGGATGCTTCGGACGATGCTCACCGTGTGTCGCTTGTACGAGAACGTGGGCGATATCTCGACGGCCCGTCGCAGGATTTCGTCGCCGTAGACGAGGAAGAAGAACACCAGCAGCGCGACCGTCAGGATGCTGGCGATCACCTTCGGCGCGCCCGCGACGACGTCCCATGCGGTGAAGGCGAAGCTGTTGGGACTCTGCGGCGCGTTGCGTGCCACGGTACCGCCCACGAGGGTCTGCGTGGCGCGACTGGCCGCCTCGATCTGCTGGGTCATCGGCTTGATCTTCGGCGCGAAGCTGCGCATCGCCGTCGGCGCCTCGTGGAACCAGTTGAGTGCCGGCGTGGAAAGCGTGGCCACCGCCCAGACGAGCCCCGTGCCGAGCAGGATCATGACGGTGACCGCGGCAAGCCAGCGCGGTATGCGCACACGAGCCGCAGCAGCGACGATCGGATTGAGCGCGAGGCCGATGAAGCCTGCCAGCACCAGAGGCACGAGGATCGATTTGCCGATCGCCACCGTGTACAGCAGCGCCAGCAGGATGATGCCGGTGAGCGATATGCGGATGGCGCGGAGGTGCCGGCTGATGCGTCGCGTGCTCCGGCTGCTGCCAGGCCGGCGGCGCGACGGCGCGGCCAGCGTGGACACGGCGACGCCCGGCGCCGCGGTCGAAGGAAGCGGCGTGGGCAGCGGACTGGGAAAGTCGCTCACGGAACCTCGTCGGCGCCGTCGACGGCGTCGCTGGCAAATTCGCCGAGGAAGCTGCCGGCCGCGATGGACACGCCGTGTGCGATGAGATCGGCCACGCCACCGGCGACGACACCGCTCACACCCGGGACGGCGAGCGGGTTGAGCTTGACGTTGCTGAGCAGGAACCCGGAGCCGGCGGCGATGCCCAGCACGGTAAGCGGATGTTCGTAGCCACGCGCGATCAGCGCGGCGGCGGGGCGCACGGTGTCTTCCCGCGCGGCCGTGACCCGCGCACGCGCCGCGGCAACCTTCGCCATGTTGTTGAAAATGCCCATGCCGCTACTCCCCCGCCTGTTCGCCTTCCGCCTTGCCCCGCTGTCCCGCTTCCCGGGCCAGCGCGGCGACCTCCGCGCGCGTGGCGGGGAGGGTAAGCCAGTGCATGGCGCGGCGGAAGACGAGGATGGCGCCGACCAGCAACAGCAGCTGGAGTCCTGCCAGCACGGTGAGCGCCCACGCCCACGAACCGAACCATTGCGCCAGCCCCCATCCGGCCAGCGCCAGCAGGGTGAAGCCGAGTGCCACGGCGAAGACGATGGCGGCCAGGCCCATGAACAGCATCAGGACGATGCCGCTCCGCGCCAGGCCCAGTTCGGCCGAGAGCAGCTTCAGCTGCGCGGCGAAGAGGTCCTTGAGCCCCGCACCCAGGCGGCGGACGTCGTCCAGCCACGACGGTGCCGCAGGCTTCGCCCCGTCCGCGGCACCGCCCTCTCCGGGCATCGGATCATCCACGTTCTGTCGCCCCGAGGGACCGTCGTCCAGCATGCGCCAACCCCTTGGGGTGATGGATCAGTTACGCAGGATGCGGCCAGCCAGCCAGCCGGCGGCGAGCGCCAGCGCGATCGACTGTACCGGTTTCTCCCTCACGTATTCGCGTGCGGTGTCCAGCCAGTCGTTGGTCTTGTCCACGGCCTCGTCGTAGACCTCCTTGCCCCGCATCTTCACTTCCTCGGCCTTCTCGGCGGCGCGGGTGGCGCCGTGGGCGGCCTTGTCGGTGGCGGTGTGCAAGCTGTCCTCGACCCGGTCCGCCGCCCGGTCGACCGCGTCCTTCGTGCGTTCGACGGCGTCGGAGGTGGCCTGCTTCACTCGCTCGGCGCGTGCGTCGATGCGCTCGGCGGCCGAAACGGTGTTCGCGGCGGCGGTCGCGGCGTTGGCGACATGGTCGGCGGGCTTGTTCATGGACTTCTCTCCGGTACGGGGTCTGACACGTTATGCCAAGAAAGGTGACGCCGGGGTCACGGGCCGCTAAACGCTGCGACCCCGGAAGAACGAAATGATGGCCAGGATCAGGAAGACGACGAACAGGATCTTCGCGATGCCGGCTGCCGTGCCCGCGATACCGCCGAAGCCGAACACGGCGGCGATGATCGCGATGACGAGGAAGACGAGTGCGTAGTGCAGCATGGTAGGTTCTCCGTGGAGTGGCGCGGCACCATTAAAATCCCGCGCCCCGCGCAAGCCGCGTGAAGCCGTCCCCCGCCGCTCAATACTCGTTCAGCCTGCCGCCTTCACCGCGCCGTCACGCCTTGACCTTGGGGTTGAGCGAGTACGTGCCGGTGATGACGGCCTCGTCGACCACATGGCCTTTCATGACATCGCGGAGCTCGGCCAGCGAGAACCCCTTTTCCAGTGCCACCCTCGGCACGTCCAGCGCATACACGTGGAAATGATAATGATGCTTGATGGTGTCGTTCCACGGTGGGCACGGGCCATCGTAGCCGTGGTAGTGCCCTTCCATGTCGCGGTCGCCCTTGAACCACCCCGTATAGTCGTTGAGGCCCTGTACCGATCCCGGCGGGCCCACCGGATCCTCTTTACCGCGGGGCACGATGCCCTCGCCGCAGGCGCCCTCGCCCAGCTCGCGGCATTCCACCGGGATGTTGGCCATCAGCCAGTGGACGAACTCCACGCGCGGCAGGTCGCGGCGGACCTCGCGGCCCTCCACGTTGACGTCGTCCGGCTTCGACGGCACATCGGTGTCGATCACCGCGATGACGAAGGATGCCGCCGTGGCCGGCACTTCGGTCCAGGCCAGGTGCGGCGTCATGTTGCCGGCGGGCTTGATGTGCTCGTCGCCCGGTTCCATGAACGCGAATTTGGCCGGAATCGCTTTGCCGTTCTCGAAGCTGTCGCTCTTGAGGCGCATGGGTGTCTCCTTCTTATTTCTTGTAGGTCACGCGATAGATGGCGCCATTGTCGTCATCGCTCACCAGCAGGCTGCCGTCGGGCAGCGGCTGCACGTCCGCCGGGCGCCCGGACACCTCTTCATCCTTGAGGAAACCTTCCACGAGCGGCTCGTAGCTCACCACCTTGTTGCCGTTGAGGCGCACGGTCATCACCCGGTACCCGGATTTCGCCGACCGGTTCCACGAACCGTGCTCGGCGACGATGAGGGCCCCGTGCCAGGCGGCGGGGAACTGCTTGCCGTTGTAGAAACGCAGGCCCAGTGCGGCGACGTGAGGGCCCAATTTCAGCACGGGCGGCGTGTAGTCCTTGCAGTCCTTGCCCTTGCCGAATTCCGGATCGAGGGTGTCGCCCTGGTGGCAGTACGGGTAGCCGAAGTGCTCGCCGGCCTTCGTGACGTGGTTGAGCTCGTCGTTGGGCACGTCGTCGCCCAGCATGTCGCGGCCGTTGTCGGTGAACCACAGCGTCTTGTCGGTCGGCCGCCAGTCGAAACCCACGCTGTTGCGGATGCCCCTCGCCACGGTTTCCACGCCGCTGCCGTCCGGATTCATGCGCAGCATCTGTGCGAAGCCCTCGTCGCCGCGGTCGCAGATGTTGCAGGGTGCGCCGACGGGAACGTAAAGCTTGCCGTCCGGACCGAACGCGATGAACTTCCAGCCGTGCGCCGTCTCGGTATGCAGCTTGTCGGTGATCACTTCCGGCTTCGGCGGCGCGTCGAGGTGGTTCTCGATGTCGCGCAGCACGTAGATCCGGCTCACGGCCGACACATAAAGGTCGCCCCCGTGGAAGGCGACGCCGACGGGAAGCTTCAATCCGGTGGCCAGCGTCCGCACTTTCTCGACGGAACCGTCCGGCGCGTAGCTGACGGCGTAAACCTTGCCGGCATCGTTCGAGCCGACGAAAACCGTGTTCTTCGCGCCGAGCGCCATTTCGCGCGCGTTGGGCACCTGGTCGGTCCAGACGGCGATGTGGAACCCGGGAGGAACCTTCAGCGAGGCCATGTCCGGCGTGGCGGCGAAGGCGGAAGGGGCGAGGAGAGCGAGGGCGAGAACGAAAGCACTACGCATGGACGGACTCCTTGAGGGTGGGGGCCCGCCAGGTTCAGCGGGTGATGGCGTCGAATCGCGCTGCGATGTAGTCGTCGGTGAAGCTGGTCATGCCGTAATCGCGAATGAAACCGCAGTGGCCGCCGTAGGTCGCGATGTCCAGTTCGACGTTCGGCGGCACGCGCAGCTGGTCGAACGCCGCGACCGGGATGACGGGATCGTCGCGCGAGGTGAGGATGGTGGCCGGCAGGTGCAGGTCCATCAACCGGTCGCCGGCGACGGAGTAGCCGTCGAGGTAAGCCTCGAGCGAACCGAAGTCCGTATGGCGAAGCACCAGCGAACGGGTCAGGTCGCGCATGTTCTGGCGCAGTTCGTCCAGCTCGAAGTAGGTCTGGTGCGGGAAGGCCTGCTGCTTCAGGCGCAGCGAGCGGCGCCATTTCTGCATGAAGTAGGCCTGGTAGAACCAGGGCGCCTCGCTCTCCAGCGAGAACAGGCCTTCGCTGGGATCGACGATCGGGCACACCGCCAGCACGTAGTCGACCGGCACGCCCAGCGACGGGGCCAGCATGCCGGCGCGCAGCGCGAAGTTGCCGCCGAGCGAAAAGCCGGCGACGCCGATGGCCCTCGCGGGGAACATGCGCGCGATCTCGCCCATCGCCGCCACGACCTCGTCGATGCGGCAGGAGTGGAACAGCGCTTCGTTCAGGCCGTGGCTGTCGCCGTGGTCGCGGAAGTTGAGGCGGAAGATGTCCCAGCCTTCCTCGAGGAGCCGGCTACCCGTCTGCAATACATAAGTGGAGTCGACACTGCCTTCCCAGCCGTGGAACAGGATGGCGAGCCCGCGCGACTCCCGGCCGGTGCGCTGGGCGGTGAAGCGCCCGCTCAGGCGATCGCCGTGACCGACATCGACCAGGACTTCCTGCGCGTTTTCCTGCACGCGATGCGCCCGGCGGGGCAGCAGGCGGCGGCGGATGCCGCTGGACGACAGCATCGTCTGGATATGGCCGCTGCGCAGCGGCCACGGCGGCTGGAAGTCGGAACCCATCGGCAGGTTCATGCCGGCGTATCGGTATCCAGGGCCAGCGCGATGCGTTCGCGCGAAGCCTCCGCCATGCGGCGGCGCCCTTCGAGCGACACCGGCACGGGCTCGAGGAAGTGCACCTCCACGTCGAGCGGCGGCTCGCCAAGCAGGCGCACGAAATTGCCCATGAAGCTTTCGCCTTCGCGGAAGCCGGCATCCACGACACGGCGGCCATGGCGGGCGAAACGCAGGGCCACCGGCTGCACCGGCACCTCCGCGTCGAGGGCCGCCTGGAAGATGCGCGCATGGAATACGCGCAGCACCCCGTTGTGGCCGGTGCCGCCCTCCGGGAACACTGCCACGGAGCGGCCTTCGCGCAGGCGCTCCACCATGGCGGCCATGACCGACGACAGCGAATGGTTGTTGCCGCGGCGATGGAAGATGGTGCCGCCGCGCGAGGCCATCCAGCCGACCAGGGGCCAGTTCGCGATCTCCGCCTTGGCGACGAAGCAGGCGGCGCGTTGCGAATGGAGCAGCTCGATATCCAGCCACGAGGTGTGATTGGCCACGAAGAGCACGGGGTCCGGCAGCGGCTGGCCGAAGCGCCGGCTGCGGAAACCGAAGACCCGCAGCAGCAGGGTGGACCACATGCGGATGGTGCGGTGAGCCAGGGGCTCGCGGCCGTTCTTCATCACGCCCCCCGCCCAGCTGAGCACGAGGGCGCAGATCACGATGCCGAACAGCACGTGGAGCAGCAACAGCGGCACCCGCCACAGATAGCGCAGCGGACGCAGGCGGTCGCGGGACGTCGGATTGGCGGTGGCGGCTTCCATCGAGCGCACAAGATTAACGACGGGCGCTTCATGCCGCTAGGGGAACCTGCCTTTATTCTCCGAACGCAGGGTTTTTGCGCCCCCTTCAGCCTCCGGGGGAGGCGGCTAGGAACGGACGTTTCCCAAAGGGAGGGCGGTCGAGGCCTTGACCGTGCGCAGGACGAAACTGGTGTTCACATCGGCGACACCCGAGGCATTGAGCAGGCGATCGAGCAGGAAGCGCGAGAAGCCGTCCAGGTCCGCCACGTAGACCTGGAGCAGGTAATCCATGTCGCCGGTCAGGGCGTAGCAGGAAATCACCTCCTCCCACCCGGCCACCCGCTCCGTGAAGGCATCGATGGCTTCGGAT
Coding sequences:
- a CDS encoding efflux transporter outer membrane subunit; translation: MTSMFRSTALFAALVLAGCASVGPDYHAPKEAPVTLQGVDATHQDSAAFQAQWWKQFGDPTLDALIVRAAKNAPDLKIAVARLAQARAALGTAKSQQIPDIETGVSYQRSREQQPGFSDRRQTVTAYQAGFDASWELDLFGGIRRSVEAARADAGAGEASLRDAQVTLFAEVARNYFDLRGTQLRVDVAKRDIANQQDSLKVIAARVDVGTGAEQDLASAKARLAAVEAQLPVLETQASADRFRLAVLLGERPGELDIDLSPASFKPIDATLAIGGADEVLQRRPDIRVAERELAAANARIGVAKADYFPHISLGGFIGFLAGRSNDFGGADSRAWSIAPSISWSGLNVQRVRSGVKGAEARADEARANYDRTVLTALEDVDNSLVAFNRQRERVEKLVVQASESRRAAGLAKLRYDAGRTDYLELLDAERTQLAAEDQLAEAEAGVNLRAVQLYKALGGGWEACGDDACSEVAKVP
- a CDS encoding SDR family NAD(P)-dependent oxidoreductase — protein: MSAANVHRLPVQARRTKTVAVEPPLSQRVALVSGANRGIGLEVAKQLAASGVTVFMGMREPGKGEKVARAIRELGGDAHAIRLNVTKQDDIDKAIAHIGDHFGRLDILVNNAGGYYDPDGRPSTPDLDVIRGALEVNLIGAWCLTAAALPLMKRHGYGRVVNVSSECAVRAICGENSPAYRVSKAALNAYTQVLAREMAGSGILVNAVCPGWTATALGGSGGRPAAESAEGVVWAALLSEREASSGEFFRDRMKIGW
- a CDS encoding AI-2E family transporter, with the translated sequence MSDFPSPLPTPLPSTAAPGVAVSTLAAPSRRRPGSSRSTRRISRHLRAIRISLTGIILLALLYTVAIGKSILVPLVLAGFIGLALNPIVAAAARVRIPRWLAAVTVMILLGTGLVWAVATLSTPALNWFHEAPTAMRSFAPKIKPMTQQIEAASRATQTLVGGTVARNAPQSPNSFAFTAWDVVAGAPKVIASILTVALLVFFFLVYGDEILRRAVEISPTFSYKRHTVSIVRSIQVEVSSYLLLTAAINVTLGLITAGMLYLYGVPDPLLWGSVAAIANFIPYVGAITTTTILAIVGVLHFQELGPALLPAATFAGITAIEGNLITPMLQGRRSRLSPVAILLWLLIWGWLWGIPGALLAVPMLTCVKLITAKLRGWQWFAHIISR
- a CDS encoding ABC transporter ATP-binding protein: MLDDGPSGRQNVDDPMPGEGGAADGAKPAAPSWLDDVRRLGAGLKDLFAAQLKLLSAELGLARSGIVLMLFMGLAAIVFAVALGFTLLALAGWGLAQWFGSWAWALTVLAGLQLLLLVGAILVFRRAMHWLTLPATRAEVAALAREAGQRGKAEGEQAGE
- a CDS encoding DUF883 family protein, with the translated sequence MNKPADHVANAATAAANTVSAAERIDARAERVKQATSDAVERTKDAVDRAADRVEDSLHTATDKAAHGATRAAEKAEEVKMRGKEVYDEAVDKTNDWLDTAREYVREKPVQSIALALAAGWLAGRILRN
- a CDS encoding DUF1328 domain-containing protein codes for the protein MLHYALVFLVIAIIAAVFGFGGIAGTAAGIAKILFVVFLILAIISFFRGRSV
- a CDS encoding YbhB/YbcL family Raf kinase inhibitor-like protein, with amino-acid sequence MRLKSDSFENGKAIPAKFAFMEPGDEHIKPAGNMTPHLAWTEVPATAASFVIAVIDTDVPSKPDDVNVEGREVRRDLPRVEFVHWLMANIPVECRELGEGACGEGIVPRGKEDPVGPPGSVQGLNDYTGWFKGDRDMEGHYHGYDGPCPPWNDTIKHHYHFHVYALDVPRVALEKGFSLAELRDVMKGHVVDEAVITGTYSLNPKVKA
- a CDS encoding PQQ-dependent sugar dehydrogenase encodes the protein MRSAFVLALALLAPSAFAATPDMASLKVPPGFHIAVWTDQVPNAREMALGAKNTVFVGSNDAGKVYAVSYAPDGSVEKVRTLATGLKLPVGVAFHGGDLYVSAVSRIYVLRDIENHLDAPPKPEVITDKLHTETAHGWKFIAFGPDGKLYVPVGAPCNICDRGDEGFAQMLRMNPDGSGVETVARGIRNSVGFDWRPTDKTLWFTDNGRDMLGDDVPNDELNHVTKAGEHFGYPYCHQGDTLDPEFGKGKDCKDYTPPVLKLGPHVAALGLRFYNGKQFPAAWHGALIVAEHGSWNRSAKSGYRVMTVRLNGNKVVSYEPLVEGFLKDEEVSGRPADVQPLPDGSLLVSDDDNGAIYRVTYKK
- a CDS encoding YheT family hydrolase, translated to MNLPMGSDFQPPWPLRSGHIQTMLSSSGIRRRLLPRRAHRVQENAQEVLVDVGHGDRLSGRFTAQRTGRESRGLAILFHGWEGSVDSTYVLQTGSRLLEEGWDIFRLNFRDHGDSHGLNEALFHSCRIDEVVAAMGEIARMFPARAIGVAGFSLGGNFALRAGMLAPSLGVPVDYVLAVCPIVDPSEGLFSLESEAPWFYQAYFMQKWRRSLRLKQQAFPHQTYFELDELRQNMRDLTRSLVLRHTDFGSLEAYLDGYSVAGDRLMDLHLPATILTSRDDPVIPVAAFDQLRVPPNVELDIATYGGHCGFIRDYGMTSFTDDYIAARFDAITR
- a CDS encoding lysophospholipid acyltransferase family protein, translating into MEAATANPTSRDRLRPLRYLWRVPLLLLHVLFGIVICALVLSWAGGVMKNGREPLAHRTIRMWSTLLLRVFGFRSRRFGQPLPDPVLFVANHTSWLDIELLHSQRAACFVAKAEIANWPLVGWMASRGGTIFHRRGNNHSLSSVMAAMVERLREGRSVAVFPEGGTGHNGVLRVFHARIFQAALDAEVPVQPVALRFARHGRRVVDAGFREGESFMGNFVRLLGEPPLDVEVHFLEPVPVSLEGRRRMAEASRERIALALDTDTPA
- a CDS encoding Lrp/AsnC ligand binding domain-containing protein, with product MIVQINLDRTDLRILAALQANGRMSNAELAAEVNLSPSACLRRVQKLEADGVIAGYGARLEPRALGLGLQAFVRVQLSRHASEAIDAFTERVAGWEEVISCYALTGDMDYLLQVYVADLDGFSRFLLDRLLNASGVADVNTSFVLRTVKASTALPLGNVRS